A genomic segment from Sulfuritalea hydrogenivorans sk43H encodes:
- the dksA gene encoding RNA polymerase-binding protein DksA → MAEDLLHKKQFPPYIPKKGEDYMSTKQLTHFRDILTSLKDELSEDIERTVHTMQDEATVFADPNDRASQESDIALELRNRDRERKLIKKIDESIARIEAGEYGYCDSCGVEIGLKRLEARPTATLCIDCKTLEEHREKQVGK, encoded by the coding sequence ATGGCTGAAGATCTGCTGCACAAGAAGCAATTCCCGCCCTACATCCCGAAAAAGGGCGAGGACTACATGAGCACGAAACAGCTCACTCATTTTCGCGACATCCTGACTTCCCTCAAGGACGAACTGAGCGAGGATATCGAGCGCACGGTGCATACCATGCAGGACGAAGCGACCGTGTTCGCCGATCCGAACGATCGCGCCAGCCAGGAGTCCGATATTGCGCTGGAACTGCGCAACCGTGACCGCGAGCGCAAACTGATCAAGAAGATTGACGAGTCGATTGCCCGCATCGAAGCAGGCGAATATGGCTACTGCGACTCCTGCGGCGTCGAAATCGGCCTGAAGCGCCTTGAAGCACGCCCGACCGCCACCTTGTGCATCGACTGCAAGACCCTCGAAGAGCACCGCGAAAA